AAAAGTAGGGAGTGGAAATAGTTAAATAGTAGTTATGAAATAGTTGTAAAACAGACAAGCAGAGGTTAATGTTAAAACATACTAGAGAATAATAAGGTATTTGCATTGTATTtgtcttaaaatacaaaataaatattatgagtcttgaaatataataaataaaaaaaatctattatttagattttgataccacaacaaaaatgttgtaattatGTTGTAGTGAATTTGTACAATGCAAAATTTCCCAATTAGAATCTTTTACATTGCACATTGCACAAACATCACACAATGTCTAATATTACATGAATTTGACTGATAAGGAATTAGATTTAGACTATAAAAGCTCTCATCACTTTAACTAACAACGAAGTCAGTAATCCACTTACCTGCAGCTGTATTCAAGTTCAAGTGCTTCTTTAAAGCGTTCCTGCTGCTCCCTTAACTCATCAGATGCCACAATGATGTTGGCCCTTATATATAACCTGCATCTGAAAAGTAGGACTACGGAAAGGAATTCATGTTCATTCTCCTGGGGATGTTTGTGAAATGacaggtaaaagaaaaaaaatctgttggcTCAGACTCAGTTTTAGAGGCATCTATTGTTTATTCATTCCACTGAAGTGGTCAGACCACAAGCTAGCTTACCTCTGTTCCATGTTGGTacagtttcactttaaaatttaaGTATTGATGTCAACAATGATAAGATGTTAATGTTTGCATGTCCAAATTATTAATCTTTACTTTATGGTCTGAAAGGTTAGGTAGACGCTTGAGTTTCTGGGATTGGAGGTCTGTTTTCTTAAACATTAAGACTAAGAAAACAATACACACAATGTGTGAAATACAAAAGACAGGtgcatttgttccatttttttgCAACAAGCCTAGCAagcttttaaagaaatatgcTTTAAAGCTTGCCAGATCAGTCACAGAGCGAACCGCATAGCGTGATTGGATGTAGAAGCTGTTTTTCTtggcaaaacaaattcaaaggCATGGGTGCAATGTAacacttttcaataaaaaaattaatcaagcAAATCAGAGCactgacacatttattttcagacgTCATTGGCActgacatttttactttcttgaCTTGATGTGAACTTGCGTGACATTAATTTACTGTGTCACGATTAAGGACAGTAGGACTTAAGGTGTACCTTTTTAATtggcaacatttattttaaacttcacTGACCTAAAACTACTATGAAAAGCGCAGTTGAAAActatgaaaacatgacaaagtaCTTagggataaataaataaaacatctcatcAGTTCTAAAACGTGAGAAAAGATGTTTGTTCTTTGCAGTagataaagaaatatttgcagCAGTTTTTGAAACAGAAGTTGAtctctttaaaacttttatagTCCTCCTCACTGTGCATATGGTAAGACAAACCTCCATATCCAGCCTTGGTTGTCAcatttaaagttataagtttttgaaataattccTTAGACTCTAAATATGGACAAGGTTAGACCACTAGCAATttctttacaataaataaagatcAACGTTCAGCTTGTAATAAAGGAGTCTTTCCTTTCCACTGCCACCTCATGCTTGCTTAGGAGAAGGGACTGCTCCAATGACAGCAGTGTGCATCatagacagacaaaaaaaaaatttcccaaCTATTAATTGTCTTGCAGCTAGAATGCTATGCTATGCTTGCCACTGTGGCCATACAGTTTTGCATGCCAGTTCTCacctgcttttcaaacatgccAAATGTAGACGTAATAACAGCACCCGtaatctggttctggtctaATATATTGAATTGCAGGTGGTACGTCACACATTTCCATATCCTCCTCCCTGTATTTTGCACTTTCTGGTGATCAGCATATGCActgcatatttttgcaaaatattttgctgATACAATCTTGTTTGAGTGTTGTTTGTGGACGAGATTTGCGCATGGAAGGTTGCAAGTGTTTTCATATGCGGAAatcttttgacctttaaacgAAGATCGACTTTTTCATAAGCATTCAAGCATTCAAAGGGTGATATAATTATACATGATGACCGTTCTAGCAAACAAGAAAGTTCTATAAGGCAGTCTCAATCCAAAATCAAAGTCTACGCAATATTTAAACGTTTTTCTCATCTTCAGAGTCCTGTCTTCAGTGGTCAGAATGTTGAGACGCAcatcagctttatttatttatttcaccacaGATTAACGCATACATTTTGACAAGATGTGTAATCACACTGATCCCTGTAAACATCTAAATACGCTGTGACACCCATGCTCAATGCTGCTTAATGGATCCATTGGCATTGAAGGATATTGTAAATAGGAGGATCAGGAGAGAACGCTTTTCCAGGGATCACCAAGATCCTTTGGTCCACAATAATGACTGGCTTATAAATTGATTGAGCTTTCAAGCAACCATGTGATTTTTCTGCTTCatccaagaaaaacacaattcaacACAACAAATTAAAGGAAGTAAGCAGCACTACACGAAGACCTACATTTGTCAGAAATTGCATGCATGACAGTCGTCTCAATacacaaagaaatataaatcacaaatgtattttcaacatttttaaaatgttatttgcataaaaatgtgaatatttagagaaactgaaatcaccttttgcaaaatacatccATGCAAAGACTTTCAGTTAAACTGGTCTAACTGCACTAAGTATGCTGAAGGAGCTGTGTCTGTCACCATCACTGCTTATAGTCAAACAAGAAGCACGCTTCAGATCAAACCCACTATGAGAAACATCATGACTACGACCAACATAATAAGAAGTGAATCTGTTTCATTTGATCTGAAGAATGTAGAGGGTGGAGgtgtgtttgcttttgttgcttattttttttgtgttttatttttggcttgTTTCAAAGGCAGTGCAGGAGATTGTTTCTTTTCATATACTGATTTAGGGTGCATAGTGTCTGATGTCACAGGCTGGCATAGATGGAGGATGGGGGCATTACATAATAGGAGGAAAGTGGCTACTTTAAAGGAAAACCTGAAAGAAGCGTAACACAACAAATATAGACATTGGGagcaattgtttttattaaaaatagacacACATTAGAACATAAGGTCTGCATTGAACATCTGCattaagatttttaaatgttatgttgtgCAACTTTGTAATTAGACCTTTAAAATGGAATTTTGCTATTTCCTTCACCTTACAAATCCCCAGatgttattttgaaaactgcttGAAAAATGCAATGATTCCCAAGCTTTATAATATCATGTGTTACTTTAAGAAAAAACGGAGGCCAACCGGTTACCATGCATTAGTTGTAAAGATACACCAGACTTCATGTTGTTGATCCAGATGACAAAGATTGCCTGGGTGCAATCCActttaagagaaaaaacagattgATGGTCGAAGACTTTCTGGAAAAAGTTAAAGTGTTAACCACTTTGCCACGGCACACAGcattgacagaaaatgtaaaagaataataaaaaaaaatctcttgatGTCTTCAATAACAGATTAAAGTGTTatacagtgggaaaaaaaagaaatcttgttTCTAAAACAGTTCTGACAAATGATGAAGTGAGCTATCACatgaaactaaaaacaagatttgtttACCTCCCACACCAATAATGGCAcatttgctgtgttttggtTGTAAAACTATTTACATAGACAGTTATCCACAtgttgaacaaacaaaatgacaatacTTTATACTTTACAACCTCAAATTTCACTGTCgtggccatttatgtaaaagttttgtagtttataatttctaccaattttgttttgttctttgggtagtggaaatatatttaagttaatttagattcaaaatttgtaattcatttttatatttggaattatttagattacattGTTAATTGTTAGACCAATTTGAGCAattaagaacacaccgggtGCTGGGTGCTGGGTGGATTGTTTGGTGGATTGTTTGGTGAATGTCTGGGGTGGACAGGAGGTTTTTGGAGAATGATTTTTTGGCcacttgaacatttgaacaCTTGACCACTTGAACACTTGAACATTAAATCgagaacatgttttatttcaactaagttacaagaccttttatttcaactttaacaataaatgaatcagtAAAAGTGCGTACAAATCCCAAACCACCcgttaccacccacagcctttattggagtttatttttgcttttcttttggaACGAAAGGCTGCGACATTCACCGTCAGACTGTAGTTCCTGTTGTACTGCATTACCTTTTTACATAggagtttgttgttttgctttacaCTGAAGATTTTGAAATGTCCCATTACCAGCTATCtcagatttttacatattttgcaaaatagAACATGTTGTAATCTAAAACTgcagtgtcagaaaccaaactTTTATACAGTATTAGGTATATTAGGTACATTGGATTGTGATGTCTTTTCCCTGTGTCACATTTATTTCAGGCTGAATGTCATATGCAGTGTGCGCATTCGTGACAATTGAAATATTATTAGTATTAACACTCATGTTGTGATGATGGTATGTGTGCAGTAATTACATAGAAGAAACTTTACATTTGGTAGCAAAATGAACATTGGCACATACCGGACGCTGTTGTAGCAGACAGAGACAAAAGTGAAATAAGGATTGGATTCTCCAAATAATACACATAGTTGGACTTCAGTACAAAATAAacgttatttattttatttattgcatttttgcagATCTATTAACCACTGCAGGCCAGTCTTGAACAACTAAAGAGCTGGATGTGGCCTACATGTTGTAAAATGCCCACATCAAGTTTTATTTCGAGTGTACCTATTGGCTCTCCAGATTTAGGTTGCTCttttgaactaattttaaaatcccGAACAGTCGCAACATCTCAACAGAACAAAAGAGATTGTAAGAAACCGCCCCAGTAAAATTTTAtcccaaaaattattttacatcaacatgtgacaaatgttttaacaaGTAATTTGCCATGTTGTTTTCATCATCTTGTACTATTGGCAAACCTTGTTACTATTTAGTTTGTCATTCCATCAATTTTGTCTGTATCATTTGATAAAAACGTGATGCGCTCCACAACTGGATAATCAAAGACTAAAGGCTTCACAATAACAACCCTAGGACTGTATTTGAAAAACACAGTCCTGTTTCGAGAAACAGGCAAAGGGCTTGCATCGTATTCCAGTTGTGTTGTGTTTGCATGCCTGATGTTAGCTGATGATGTGTATAAATTGGAGTCTGTTGTATCTGCGCTTCCATACTCAACTGGTGTGGATTTTACTGTAGCCTTCTCCATATTTGCAGTCCCGTTAACCTGAGGGGAAGTACTTGAATGAGCTTCTTCCGTTGTGGAATGGGATGAACTCTGCGCTGGGACTGAAGCTGAAGTGCTTCTTGATGTGCTAACTGGGACCAATGAGACACTTTGAGGTTGTTGCGAACTGGAAGATTCTAAACTTTGCAGTGTGGATGAGTACTGATCCGCTGTCCATGCTGCTGCAGAAgcacaagaaagaaagacattAGTTTGATTTGGATCTGTTGGTATGACTGTGGTAGTAATTTGGTCATCGGTGGAAATGTTTGCGACCAACATACCTGATGCAGTCTCTGGTTCCTCCTCAGGGGTAATTGTGTGTGCAGCTGTTTGTGTCGTTTCTTGAGGAGATGTAACTAAAGATGCTGTGGTGTGTGGTGTGGTGTTCACTGTAGTTCCCATATGTCCCGTTGTTCGTCCTGCCTCTTGTTTCCCTGTAGTCTTCTCTATAACTTGTGTTGGTGACTGGTTTGATAATCCAATGCTTTGTGTTGAAGCTGTGGGTGATACCTGTCCGGTTGTTAATGAGGTGTCATAATTTGTGTTTGTCACTGCATGTGCTGTGATTGTCGAAGTCCTCGACGAAGCTGTTGTTGCTGAACTCATGGTTTGTTTTGTAGTTGTGGGTTGTTTTCCTGTAATTGCTGCTGTCGTTGTAGTCTGTGATTTGGTGGTTGCGGATGATGTTGCTTTATCCTGAGTGTTTGATTTAGTTGTTGCAGGTGTTATGCTTGATTTTTTAGCTGGCATATAGATTGACCCAGAGTTTACGCTTCCTTGAGTTGTTGTAGATCCAACAGGTTGCTTTGCAGTTGCGATAGACATTTGATTGATGGTCGTTGGTGGAGTATAATTTGTTTGTGTGCCATTGGGCTCTGTTTGTCTCCTGTCAAATGTGGACAGGGATATTgctttactttttgtgttttcttgaaCTGTTATTGATCCAATAATTGGAGGTTCTTGTGTTTTTGGAATCTCTGATTTGTTCGTTGCAGGTGATGCATCTTTAGTCTGATCCTCTGATTCATTTGTTTCACCTGTCTTTTGAGATGATGTTTGCaatgaagttgatttatttctgttatgatCAGACACTGATTCACTGTATGTTGATGACACAGTCTGTTTGAAAGCAGTTGATGAtcctgtttctgcagctgcagtctGTGTTTCAGTTGTTACATGTAAAGGGTTTAGCACTGAGGTGCTTTGTGTTGATgatattttgtctgatttctttGATGTTGGTATTTCAGCTTCTGTTCCTGTTGTGGATCTTGTTGTAAGGGGTGGAGGTGAAGATGTTAACTGTACAGTTCCTTCTGTTTTAGATGTAACAGATGTAGACGATGTTGTCATCAATCCTGTTGCCTTTACATTCACCATTGAAGTAGATGTCTGATTTGTAATAGATGCTTGATTTGCAGTTGTTGACGGATTTGATTCTGTTATTGTCACAATTCTCCGTGTGGTCACAGTTTGTCTTGTTGATGCAGTCAGTGAACCTCTGTCTTTGTTTGCTTCAGTCATTGTTGATCCCACAGTTTGTTTTGCAGTTGAGGGTTGTGTTGTTGATGCTTCTGATGTTGATGATTTTCTTGTTGTAAACAATGACATTTTCTGCTGATTTTCTGATCTAGTTGTTGAGGATGCTTCTGTTGTTTCTTCTGCtaaggtttttgtttcatcctGAGTGTCAGCTTTAGTTGTTTCAGGTGTTatgcttgtttctttttctggtgtttGAATTTTGGTTGTTACATTTTGTGTACTTTGTCTTGAAAATGTTGgcaattttgtattttctgtctcttcttGGGTATTTGCTACCACAGAGCTGGTTAGTCTTCTTGATACAGATAGAGTTGATACTGTAGACTTTCCATTTGCACCAGTTGTAGAAGTTGCAGACGAAGCTGAAGTCGTTATTGAATTTGAGTTAGTATGTTTATCAGACTCTGCTGTTTGGGTTGTGGGTCTGGATGACACAGAGTCCAATCTGCTGTCTGTGTTTCCGTTAGTTGTTGTAGTTCCAGCAGTTTGTTGTGTTGTCAGTGGCGCTGATGTTGTTGGCTTCTCTGACTTGGTCACTGCAGATGATGATGTTTCCTGTGAATCCACTGATGGAGTTCTCAAGGTTGAAATTTGTGTTGATATTTCTTGCTGTCCATAAACAgtgtttattgtttgtgtttgtgtaaccACTAATCCACCCTTAGTTGACCCCTTCGTTTCTTTTGACGTAGTGAATGATTCAATTTTTGCTGGTGTTTTGGTCATTTGCTCATCTGTGGTCTGTGCCTCtccttttacatttaaagtaattttttctgaGGTGTTTTGTAACTGTGCCTTTTCTACTGTATTTGTTGTAGGTTTTATTGTCATAGATGGAGTTAAAGATGTTGCTTTTACAGATGTTCTTGCAGTCGAAGTTAGAGAGGTTGGAGATATTGTTGAGGATCCTGTTGCCATGGACTCCATGGATTCACCTCCATACTGACCAGACACTAATCCACCATGTGTCAACATGGATTCCATTACATTTGTAGTCTCATGATCTGTGGTAGACTTTGGAGTTGCATTTGTAGATGGACTAGAtagtgtttgtgttgcagcatGCAGTGCTGTCCCAGACCCTACAGTTTGCTTTGTTGACATAGGCACTGATCCACCATATGTTGTTACTTGACCTGTTGCTGATCCAGTGGCATGCTTTGTAGCTGTTGGCTGGTGTGTTGTTGAGGCTATTGATGTTGACTCCATTTCATGTAGAGTCTCaaattctgttgttttggttACTTCTGCAGCTCTAGTTTGAGATGTTGGTGTCAAATTTAATGTAATTGGCTCTGGAGTTTTTAATGACATTCCTTTGTctgttttagttgttgtttgAGTAGCATTTGATAATTTGGTGAATTGTCTTGTAACAGATGTAGAGGATATTACTGACAGTGAAGTGGTTCCTGTTTCAGGTGACATAGACACCAGTCCACTGACATCTTTTCCTCgaattgttgttgttgttgttgttgttatttgttTGGCGGTTGTAGCCTTTGACATCACCATTTGTGTAGATGTATCTGTATTTGTGATGGATGCTTGAGTTTCATTTTTAGATACACTAGATGTTTCAGTTTGAACATCTGCTGCCATTTGTGTGTTAAGTCTTGTTGACATGAGAATTGATTCACTTTTTGCGTTTGTTTGAACTGTTGTTGATCCAAGTGCTTTGTATTGTTCTGTTGGAAAAGCTGCTGATGTTGTCGATGAACCTGAATTGTCTGCTGCAGACGGTGAAGGTCTATCCTGAGTTTTTGATTTCAGTGTTGAACTTTGCAGAGATTCATTTACAGTTTGACTCCTTTCATTTTGATCAgccattgtttgttttgcaacagTGAGCGTTTCAGTTATGTATGACAAGTCTATTGTTGCAGATATGTTGAGTATTTTTGATGCTGCAGGTTGTGTGCTGTGTGTTGAGAGTCTTGCTGACACAGGGATTGATCCAGATTCTGTGCTTGTTTGAGTTACAGATCCAGCAGGTTGCTTTGCAGTTGTGGTCGATATTTTCTTGATGATTGTCGGTGATCTAGAATCTGTTTGTGTTGCAATGGGCACCGTTTCCACAgtctttgtagtttgttttctgtCGATTGTGGAGAAAGAATCTGAtccactgtttgtgttttcttgaaTTCTTGTTGATCCAGTAATTAGAGGTTGTGGTGTTGTTGTGGGCTCATTCTGtgattgtgttgttttatctgtgttttgAGTTAATGTTTGCAATAACTCTGATACACTTCTGTTGTGATCAGACACTGATTCACTGTATGTTGATGACACAGTCTGTTTGAAAGCAGTTGATGAtcctgtttctgcagctgcagtctGTGTCTCAGTTGTTACATGTAAAGGGTTTAGCGCTGAGGTGCTTTGTGTTGATgatattttgtctgatttctttGATGTTGGTATTTCAGCTTCTGTTCCTGTTGTGGATCTTGTTGTAAGGGGTGGAGGTGAAGATGTTAACTGTACAGTTCCTTCTGTTTTAGATGTAACAGATGTAGACGATGTTGTCATCAATCCTGTTGCCTTTACATTCACCATTGAAGTAGATGTCTGATTTGTAATAGATGCTTGATTTGCAGTTGTTGACGGATTTGATTCTGTTATTGTCACAATTCCCCGTGTGGTCACAGTTTGTCTTGTTGATGCAGTCAGTGAACCTCTGTCTTTGTTTGCTTCAGTCATTGTTGATCCCacagtttgttttgcatttgaggGTTGTGTTGTTGATGCTTCTGATGTTGATGATTTTCTTGTTGTAAACAATgacattttctgttgattttctgATCTAGTTGTTGaggatgtttctgttgtttcttctgttaagatttttgttgttgctacattT
The window above is part of the Xiphophorus couchianus chromosome 14, X_couchianus-1.0, whole genome shotgun sequence genome. Proteins encoded here:
- the LOC114158028 gene encoding uncharacterized protein LOC114158028 isoform X2, which encodes MNGGFLVNLLAAICITHRVSLQTEPTQLNISTPTNSTIGNTTQFYVGKTTVSSGKIITNNASDGESIMLSTPKTNAQECCKTTQSSDSETSQPASTFSEGNSSFSRQTPAPAETENISGTTPSNALQTSGIKGGNIPTGISSPLAQSETSVRTPTQGFLESQINELLTTLTDMPGNIQTNMKPTKMSTQSHTDRKESDATKSTTLLTTINTVVTRNTQSGQKTSSEASPMTDYKAPTSFTVVPGTTEPTSINRLDSEPSQNQSTDSLKTDSASTQGSAGTTKPDMSTTETQMESTEPATLRALKTETSTAHYTQTQIMEDMTTPLPPLLETSATGTTRKSTSSHPPVTRATRSELQTSMKNNVRSFTTHFQNTSEQITVNVTTETQTAVAEASETAAQGLETSTTSESLTTQLPKTSKQTAASIMDYTSTLIAKSTTSFSTISPPSVISTKETSVKGLSLPQSITTPSTTDIVEPTTNKQGNETTKLKNTSEQNTSDVTTQTPAANNTKASSTTKISTVSGTDLLSSSPLNATQTLTEAIQPESQNKTATSTTTKQENTTASTKFSTQPTTAKQTIGSVTIQGKTDRESASVSTRLTTQTAGPLETVGSTGQTKSMAARTQTSTKDNTSTLSMKFTISLISPPSVTPQGSFTTQQPTTTMQTNPSTTNSRTTDNKSVFASTRLSTQTAQSVEINPTTKQTQSSPMATVSKISMQMVESMSTASTQTSPPSLTSTMNKPVQSTQSTPHVTRSTVSTVSLTTTKQDEETSKLQSISNVATTKILTEETTETSSTTRSENQQKMSLFTTRKSSTSEASTTQPSNAKQTVGSTMTEANKDRGSLTASTRQTVTTRGIVTITESNPSTTANQASITNQTSTSMVNVKATGLMTTSSTSVTSKTEGTVQLTSSPPPLTTRSTTGTEAEIPTSKKSDKISSTQSTSALNPLHVTTETQTAAAETGSSTAFKQTVSSTYSESVSDHNRSVSELLQTLTQNTDKTTQSQNEPTTTPQPLITGSTRIQENTNSGSDSFSTIDRKQTTKTVETVPIATQTDSRSPTIIKKISTTTAKQPAGSVTQTSTESGSIPVSARLSTHSTQPAASKILNISATIDLSYITETLTVAKQTMADQNERSQTVNESLQSSTLKSKTQDRPSPSAADNSGSSTTSAAFPTEQYKALGSTTVQTNAKSESILMSTRLNTQMAADVQTETSSVSKNETQASITNTDTSTQMVMSKATTAKQITTTTTTTIRGKDVSGLVSMSPETGTTSLSVISSTSVTRQFTKLSNATQTTTKTDKGMSLKTPEPITLNLTPTSQTRAAEVTKTTEFETLHEMESTSIASTTHQPTATKHATGSATGQVTTYGGSVPMSTKQTVGSGTALHAATQTLSSPSTNATPKSTTDHETTNVMESMLTHGGLVSGQYGGESMESMATGSSTISPTSLTSTARTSVKATSLTPSMTIKPTTNTVEKAQLQNTSEKITLNVKGEAQTTDEQMTKTPAKIESFTTSKETKGSTKGGLVVTQTQTINTVYGQQEISTQISTLRTPSVDSQETSSSAVTKSEKPTTSAPLTTQQTAGTTTTNGNTDSRLDSVSSRPTTQTAESDKHTNSNSITTSASSATSTTGANGKSTVSTLSVSRRLTSSVVANTQEETENTKLPTFSRQSTQNVTTKIQTPEKETSITPETTKADTQDETKTLAEETTEASSTTRSENQQKMSLFTTRKSSTSEASTTQPSTAKQTVGSTMTEANKDRGSLTASTRQTVTTRRIVTITESNPSTTANQASITNQTSTSMVNVKATGLMTTSSTSVTSKTEGTVQLTSSPPPLTTRSTTGTEAEIPTSKKSDKISSTQSTSVLNPLHVTTETQTAAAETGSSTAFKQTVSSTYSESVSDHNRNKSTSLQTSSQKTGETNESEDQTKDASPATNKSEIPKTQEPPIIGSITVQENTKSKAISLSTFDRRQTEPNGTQTNYTPPTTINQMSIATAKQPVGSTTTQGSVNSGSIYMPAKKSSITPATTKSNTQDKATSSATTKSQTTTTAAITGKQPTTTKQTMSSATTASSRTSTITAHAVTNTNYDTSLTTGQVSPTASTQSIGLSNQSPTQVIEKTTGKQEAGRTTGHMGTTVNTTPHTTASLVTSPQETTQTAAHTITPEEEPETASAWTADQYSSTLQSLESSSSQQPQSVSLVPVSTSRSTSASVPAQSSSHSTTEEAHSSTSPQVNGTANMEKATVKSTPVEYGSADTTDSNLYTSSANIRHANTTQLEYDASPLPVSRNRTVFFKYSPRVVIVKPLVFDYPVVERITFLSNDTDKIDGMTN
- the LOC114158028 gene encoding uncharacterized protein LOC114158028 isoform X1, producing the protein MNGGFLVNLLAAICITHRVSLQTEPTQLNISTPTNSTIGNTTQFYVGKTTVSSGKIITNNASDGESIMLSTPKTNAQECCKTTQSSDSETSQPASTFSEGNSSFSRQTPAPAETENISGTTPSNALQTSGIKGGNIPTGISSPLAQSETSVRTPTQGFLESQINELLTTLTDMPGNIQTNMKPTKMSTQSHTDRKESDATKSTTLLTTINTVVTRNTQSGQKTSSEASPMTDYKAPTSFTVVPGTTEPTSINRLDSEPSQNQSTDSLKTDSASTQGSAGTTKPDMSTTETQMESTEPATLRALKTETSTAHYTQTQIMEDMTTPLPPLLETSATGTTRKSTSSHPPVTRATRSELQTSMKNNVRSFTTHFQNTSEQITVNVTTETQTAVAEASETAAQGLETSTTSESLTTQLPKTSKQTAASIMDYTSTLIAKSTTSFSTISPPSVISTKETSVKGLSLPQSITTPSTTDIVEPTTNKQGNETTKLKNTSEQNTSDVTTQTPAANNTKASSTTKISTVSGTDLLSSSPLNATQTLTEAIQPESQNKTATSTTTKQENTTASTKFSTQPTTAKQTIGSVTIQGKTDRESASVSTRLTTQTAGPLETVGSTGQTKSMAARTQTSTKDNTSTLSMKFTISLISPPSVTPQGSFTTQQPTTTMQTNPSTTNSRTTDNKSVFASTRLSTQTAQSVEINPTTKQTQSSPMATVSKISMQMVESMSTASTQTSPPSLTSTMNKPVQSTQSTPHVTRSTVSTVSLTTTKQDEETSKLQSISNVATTKILTEETTETSSTTRSENQQKMSLFTTRKSSTSEASTTQPSNAKQTVGSTMTEANKDRGSLTASTRQTVTTRGIVTITESNPSTTANQASITNQTSTSMVNVKATGLMTTSSTSVTSKTEGTVQLTSSPPPLTTRSTTGTEAEIPTSKKSDKISSTQSTSALNPLHVTTETQTAAAETGSSTAFKQTVSSTYSESVSDHNRSVSELLQTLTQNTDKTTQSQNEPTTTPQPLITGSTRIQENTNSGSDSFSTIDRKQTTKTVETVPIATQTDSRSPTIIKKISTTTAKQPAGSVTQTSTESGSIPVSARLSTHSTQPAASKILNISATIDLSYITETLTVAKQTMADQNERSQTVNESLQSSTLKSKTQDRPSPSAADNSGSSTTSAAFPTEQYKALGSTTVQTNAKSESILMSTRLNTQMAADVQTETSSVSKNETQASITNTDTSTQMVMSKATTAKQITTTTTTTIRGKDVSGLVSMSPETGTTSLSVISSTSVTRQFTKLSNATQTTTKTDKGMSLKTPEPITLNLTPTSQTRAAEVTKTTEFETLHEMESTSIASTTHQPTATKHATGSATGQVTTYGGSVPMSTKQTVGSGTALHAATQTLSSPSTNATPKSTTDHETTNVMESMLTHGGLVSGQYGGESMESMATGSSTISPTSLTSTARTSVKATSLTPSMTIKPTTNTVEKAQLQNTSEKITLNVKGEAQTTDEQMTKTPAKIESFTTSKETKGSTKGGLVVTQTQTINTVYGQQEISTQISTLRTPSVDSQETSSSAVTKSEKPTTSAPLTTQQTAGTTTTNGNTDSRLDSVSSRPTTQTAESDKHTNSNSITTSASSATSTTGANGKSTVSTLSVSRRLTSSVVANTQEETENTKLPTFSRQSTQNVTTKIQTPEKETSITPETTKADTQDETKTLAEETTEASSTTRSENQQKMSLFTTRKSSTSEASTTQPSTAKQTVGSTMTEANKDRGSLTASTRQTVTTRRIVTITESNPSTTANQASITNQTSTSMVNVKATGLMTTSSTSVTSKTEGTVQLTSSPPPLTTRSTTGTEAEIPTSKKSDKISSTQSTSVLNPLHVTTETQTAAAETGSSTAFKQTVSSTYSESVSDHNRNKSTSLQTSSQKTGETNESEDQTKDASPATNKSEIPKTQEPPIIGSITVQENTKSKAISLSTFDRRQTEPNGTQTNYTPPTTINQMSIATAKQPVGSTTTQGSVNSGSIYMPAKKSSITPATTKSNTQDKATSSATTKSQTTTTAAITGKQPTTTKQTMSSATTASSRTSTITAHAVTNTNYDTSLTTGQVSPTASTQSIGLSNQSPTQVIEKTTGKQEAGRTTGHMGTTVNTTPHTTASLVTSPQETTQTAAHTITPEEEPETASAAWTADQYSSTLQSLESSSSQQPQSVSLVPVSTSRSTSASVPAQSSSHSTTEEAHSSTSPQVNGTANMEKATVKSTPVEYGSADTTDSNLYTSSANIRHANTTQLEYDASPLPVSRNRTVFFKYSPRVVIVKPLVFDYPVVERITFLSNDTDKIDGMTN